One Hermetia illucens chromosome 4, iHerIll2.2.curated.20191125, whole genome shotgun sequence DNA segment encodes these proteins:
- the LOC119654682 gene encoding protein lethal(2)k10201, whose translation MAGSLSAFLTEVDLLDLLNDIPGGCKTADDPFFSEGNKLLKPFVKQGVISFGDEEELHKKNYVLCNVPGCNKEFHSVYEYESHYNSLHRYLCHQCKKCLPTPHFLDLHILEQHDSYFSVLAQHKPMFACFLEECKQMSATPEERKDHCIRIHKFPSNFRFETSPAVLSKGKKERKDSQQSDVAMEETSKSEVASKVPKNFSFGHQKQKVFDSKSYARILARKHKKETEMECENVSALEDSKTVEDLMESLPS comes from the exons ATGGCGGGTTCGTTGAGTGCATTTTTAACGGAAGTTGATTTATTAGATTTGTTAAATGATATCCCCGGAGGATGCAAGACAGCGGATGATCCATTTTTCAGCGAAGGAAATAAGCTATTGAAGCCATTTGTcaagcaaggtgttatcagtTTTGGAGATGAAGAAGAACTTCATAAAAA GAACTATGTCCTCTGCAACGTTCCTGGCTGCAACAAGGAATTCCACTCAGTATACGAATATGAAAGTCACTACAACTCCCTCCATCGCTATCTTTGCCACCAATGCAAAAAATGCCTGCCAACCCCGCACTTCCTCGACCTACACATCCTGGAGCAGCACGACTCGTATTTCTCAGTCCTCGCTCAGCACAAACCCATGTTCGCCTGTTTCCTCGAAGAATGCAAGCAAATGAGTGCTACGCCGGAAGAACGAAAGGACCACTGCATTAGGATTCACAAGTTCCCATCCAACTTCCGCTTTGAAACGTCCCCCGCCGTTTTATCGAAAGGAAAGAAAGAACGCAAGGACTCGCAGCAAAGCGACGTTGCAATGGAGGAGACAAGTAAAAGTGAGGTGGCGAGTAAAGTACCGAAGAATTTCTCATTTGGTCACCAGAAACAGAAAGTGTTTGATAGTAAAAGCTACGCCAGGATTTTGGCAAGGAAGCACAAGAAGGAGACTGAGATGGAGTGCGAGAACGTTAGCGCCTTGGAGGACAGTAAAACTGTTGAAGATTTAATGGAAAGTTTACCGAGTTAG